A genomic window from Denticeps clupeoides chromosome 11, fDenClu1.1, whole genome shotgun sequence includes:
- the paxx gene encoding protein PAXX gives MDPSGALVKQCYCTLLDKADGSKYLCYTKATSDGLSIGLTNAIDLWSTHLSQEAQKQFRGQYFLKSTEDYVMKIRSSCRSGSAYVSVEEEKAVFHLGPGPEDMTVTLLKLGDADRSPELRELLFGMADSLTRLDREAQVPLHQASPGKSPFKKSCEFEPRMQQSSRGSTVAARKRLPGDSLINPGSRKKQPATGVAFDDADEA, from the exons ATGGACCCGAGCGGCGCGCTTGTCAAGCAGTGCTACTGTACCCTCCTGGATAAAGCAGATGGGTCAAAATACCTGTGCTACACGAAGGCGACGTCCGATGGTTTGAGTATCGG GCTGACCAATGCCATAGACCTGTGGAGTACACATCTCAGTCAAGAGGCTCAGAAACAATTT AGAGGGCAGTATTTTCTGAAATCGACAGAAGACTATGTAATGAAAATCAG ATCTTCATGTAGGAGTGGAAGTGCATATGTTTCCGTGGAGGAAGAGAAGGCTGTTTTCCATCTTGGCCCAGGCCCAGAGGACATGACCGTGACTCTGTTGAAACTTGGTGATGCAGACCGGTCACCAGAGCTGAGAGAGCTGCTTTTTGGGATGGCAGACAGCTTGACACGTCTGGACCGTGAAG CCCAGGTACCACTCCATCAGGCATCACCAGGGAAGAGCCCTTTTAAGAAAAGTTGTG AGTTTGAACCCAGAAtgcagcagagcagcagaggcTCAACCGTGGCAGCGAGGAAGCGCTTGCCTGGAGACTCTCTAATCAACCCAGGTTCCAGAAA aaagCAGCCTGCAACGGGTGTGGCATTCGATGACGCTGATGAGGCATGA
- the dph7 gene encoding diphthine methyltransferase yields the protein MARRSRTRSLQVFDTELSADAAEWCPVPPWHHVLACGTYQLQQGPHQAPEESTAPSRIGRLYLFHFRQEGLRPPLTEVQRMETPAILDLKWCHMPISGQPLLGMATASGEVQLYALRDSQDGGCVLDPWSGTKLGPDRLALSLDWSTGRGDSNSVRVVSSDSAGCVNVLGLGEASLTTESQWKAHDFEAWISAFSYWDTQLVYSGGDDCKLKGWDLRMGPSHPTFTSKRHSMGVCSIHSSPHREHVLATGSYDEQVLLWDGRKMKGPLSETPLGGGIWRLKWHPSYEHLLLAACMHNDFHILHCREAMEGSEGPCPIIASYILHNSLAYGADWSHLSLDSPPPSSPQEPPKPQGHQMEATGHLKIQYESPTASFDTLLEDEAGRYIPEPDLPSATAKPADPGLDSPSVSCLLASCSFYDHMLHVWRWDWSPQDSASEAGQGQNTSAAE from the exons ATGGCGCGGAGGTCGCGGACTCGCAGCCTGCAGGTGTTCGACACGGAGCTGAGCGCGGACGCGGCGGAGTGGTGCCCCGTACCCCCCTGGCACCATGTGCTGGCGTGTGGCACCTACCAGCTCCAACAGGGTCCACACCAG GCGCCCGAAGAGTCGACTGCGCCCAGCAGGATCGGCCGCTTGTATTTGTTCCACTTCAGACAGGAAGGGCTGCGCCCCCCTCTGACCGAGGTCCAACGCATGGAAACCCCGGCCATTCTGGATCTGAAATG GTGCCACATGCCCATCTCTGGTCAGCCGCTGCTGGGCATGGCTACAGCGAGTGGGGAAGTGCAGCTGTACGCTCTCAGGGACTCTCAG GATGGCGGCTGTGTTCTGGATCCATGGTCAGGCACAAAACTGGGCCCTGACAGACTTGCTTTGTCCTTGGACTGGTCCACCGGGAGAGGGGACAG TAATTCGGTACGTGTGGTGTCCAGCGACTCGGCAGGTTGTGTTAATGTGCTGGGCCTCGGGGAGGCAAGCCTGACTACCGAATCCCAATGGAAAGCTCACGATTTCGAAGCTTGGATATCAGCCTTCAGCTACTGGGATACCCAGCTTGTTTACTCTG GCGGTGATGATTGCAAACTTAAAGGCTGGGATCTTAGGATGGGTCCCTCACACCCTACCTTCACCAGTAAGAG GCATTCGATGGGTGTTTGCAGCATCCACAGCAGTCCACATCGGGAGCACGTCCTAGCAACGGGCAG TTATGACGAGCAGGTACTGCTGTGGGACGGACGGAAAATGAAAGGTCCCCTCAGTGAGACCCCACTGGGCGGAGGCATCTGGCGCCTCAAGTGGCATCCTTCCTACGAGCACCTACTGCTTGCAGCCTGCATGCACAATGACTTCCACATATTGCACTGCAGAGAAGCCATGG AGGGCAGTGAAGGACCATGTCCGATCATTGCCTCCTATATCCTGCACAATTCCTTGGCCTACGGTGCCGACTGGTCACATCTGTCTTTGGACAGCCCTCCCCCTTCCTCCCCACAGGAGCCCCCAAAACCCCAAGGCCACCAGATGGAGGCCACAGGCCACCTGAAGATCCAATACGAGTCCCCTACTGCCAGCTTTGACACCTTGCTGGAGGACGAGGCAGGCCGTTACATCCCCGAACCAGACCTCCCGTCAGCCACAGCGAAGCCTGCTGATCCCGGCCTGGATTCTCCCTCGGTGTCCTGTCTGCTGGCCAGCTGCTCCTTCTATGACCACATGCTGCACGTGTGGCGCTGGGACTGGAGCCCACAGGACAGCGCATCGGAAGCAGGGCAGGGCCAGAACACATCTGCTGCGGAGTGA
- the mrpl41 gene encoding large ribosomal subunit protein mL41, giving the protein MGLLSTLTRGLFRGADRTAEFTSKRGPRSNYKGRGARPTGVLTSSRKFFPIQEMIPEFVVPSLEGFRLKPYVSYRSPDGTEVPVTSESLFAEVVAPHIKKDVEEGTFDKDQLEKYGYEGTQEGKLFKLYPKNFVR; this is encoded by the coding sequence ATGGGGCTTCTGTCCACTCTGACCCGCGGCCTGTTTCGGGGAGCCGACCGCACGGCCGAGTTCACCAGCAAGCGGGGACCTCGCTCCAACTACAAGGGCAGGGGAGCCAGGCCCACCGGAGTCCTGACCTCCAGCAGGAAGTTTTTTCCCATTCAGGAAATGATTCCAGAGTTCGTGGTGCCGTCGCTGGAAGGATTTCGCCTGAAACCCTACGTTTCCTACCGGTCCCCGGACGgaactgaggtgccagtgaccTCCGAAAGCCTCTTTGCTGAAGTTGTGGCACCACATATTAAAAAGGACGTTGAGGAAGGCACTTTCGACAAGGACCAGTTGGAGAAGTATGGATATGAGGGCACACAGGAAGGGAAGCTGTTCAAGCTCTATCCCAAAAACTTTGTCCGCTAA